The following are from one region of the Stegostoma tigrinum isolate sSteTig4 chromosome 50, sSteTig4.hap1, whole genome shotgun sequence genome:
- the LOC125450382 gene encoding tyrosinase-like, which yields MATRLLLASVLVSSAATQFPRVCTQPSALSSQTCCPVWEQDGTACGEKSGRGRCQAQADLHTPEPSRKDFRMAWPSSFYRRVCVCNSPFAGFDCSECRDGYWGAQCQRRALTVRRALHEMSWAERQRFVNQLVLAKTTVSQRYVILVSGNTSDPSSFTFQNASVYDICTWVHYVAAKPIQTRDKPNFAHMGPAFTVWHRKYLLFFEKEMRHLTRDEGFYVPYWNWTLAPTCDICTDWLMGRNGPSGTLLPPSPFANWETLAITQNGSETLCTYDGGDEDNFHLICPGPTEGKSFLNRNPGNDRRADRLPPAADIWNSLKIEQFDAFPFNQYAPFSFRNTIEGFKEASHPGHQTIGLHNQVHAYLNGTISQVPAASNDPIFMLHHAFIDKIVEDYLRADRRRLTMYPTHQRVPLGHRADDYMVPYLPLVRNIEYFTYTINLGYTYTNAAYTQEDKYSTSSLFK from the exons ATGGCTACCAGGCTCCTGCTGGCGTCAGTGCTGGTGAGCAGCGCAGCCACCCAGTTCCCCAGGGTGTGCACTCAGCCCAGTGCGTTGAGCAGCCAGACGTGCTGCCCAGTCTGGGAGCAGGACGGCACTGCGTGCGGGGAGAAGAGTGGCCGGGGCCGGTGCCAGGCGCAAGCGGACCTTCACACGCCTGAACCCTCCCGGAAGGACTTCAGAATGGCCTGGCCTTCCAGCTTCTACAGGCGGGTGTGCGTGTGCAACAGCCCCTTCGCTGGCTTCGACTGCAGCGAGTGCAGGGACGGGTACTGGGGCGCGCAGTGCCAGAGGCGGGCACTGACGGTTCGCCGGGCCCTACACGAGATGAGCTGGGCAGAGAGGCAGCGTTTTGTAAACCAACTGGTACTGGCCAAGACAACAGTCAGCCAGCGGTACGTCATCCTGGTGAGTGGGAACACCTCGGACCCGAGCAGCTTCACGTTCCAGAACGCCAGCGTGTATGATATCTGCACCTGGGTGCACTACGTGGCAGCCAAGCCCATCCAGACACGCGACAAACCTAACTTTGCCCACATGGGCCCAGCCTTTACCGTCTGGCACCGCAAGTACCTGCTGTTCTTTGAGAAGGAGATGCGCCACCTCACCAGGGACGAGGGATTCTACGTCCCCTACTGGAACTGGACCCTGGCACCCACCTGCGACATCTGCACCGACTGGCTGATGGGGCGGAACGGACCCTCTGGCACACTGCTGCCACCCTCGCCCTTTGCCAACTGGGAG ACACTCGCTATCACCCAGAACGGGAGTGAG ACCCTGTGTACATACGACGGGGGCGACGAGGATAACTTCCACCTGATTTGCCCCGGGCCCACCGAGGGGAAGTCCTTCCTGAACCGGAACCCAGGAAACGACAGGAGAGCAGATCGGCTGCCACCTGCCGCTGACATTTGGAACAGCCTAAAGATCGAACAGTTCGATGCCTTTCCTTTCAACCAGTACGCCCCATTCAGTTTCCGCAACACAATCGAAG GCTTTAAAGAGGCCAGTCACCCGGGCCACCAAACAATCGGACTCCATAACCAGGTCCATGCCTACCTCAACGGGACCATCTCGCAGGTCCCAGCTGCATCGAATGATCCCATCTTCATGCTGCATCATGCCTTCATCGACAA GATTGTGGAAGATTACCTGCGAGCTGACAGGAGGCGTCTGACAATGTATCCAACACACCAGAGAGTTCCCCTGGGCCATCGTGCCGATGACTACATGGTTCCATACCTGCCACTGGTACGCAACATCGAATACTTTACCTACACCATCAACCTTGGCTACACATATACAAATGCTGCATATACTCAAGAGGACAAATACTCCACATCCTCTCTTTTCAAATAA